In a genomic window of Tissierella sp. Yu-01:
- the aroA gene encoding 3-phosphoshikimate 1-carboxyvinyltransferase has translation MNYIRIKPNRLKGEITIPSSKSLCHRAIICASLSDGESIIDNVVFSDDIYATCEGMKKLGAQIEKIGEGSLRIRGGLPKYEAGETIDCKESGSTLRFLIPISLLSDKRVIFNGRGNLVSRPIDTYYRIFEEQNIKYRNDNGKLPLELEGKLKAGTFEVEGNISSQFITGLMFTLPLLNEDSRIIVTTDLESKGYVDLTIDMLGKFGVEIINNEYKEFIIKGNQSYINRDYRVEGDFSQAAFWFVGGILGEEVVSQGVNLDSLQGDKIIVSLIEQMEGSLVKDNSTVNTLDSKTQGITIDASQCPDLVPILTVLASLSKGETRIVNAGRLRIKESDRLKAISTELNKLGADVKELEDGLIINGVEYLIGGTVDSWNDHRIAMSLAIASIKSKDEVIITNSDAVKKSYPSFWSDFKSLGGIIDEFNMGK, from the coding sequence ATGAATTATATAAGGATTAAGCCAAATAGGCTTAAAGGGGAAATAACTATCCCTTCATCAAAGAGCCTGTGTCATAGAGCAATAATCTGTGCAAGTTTAAGCGATGGAGAAAGTATAATAGATAATGTAGTGTTCTCAGATGATATTTATGCAACCTGTGAGGGTATGAAGAAGCTCGGTGCACAAATCGAAAAAATAGGTGAAGGTTCATTAAGAATAAGGGGAGGATTACCTAAGTATGAGGCTGGTGAGACTATTGACTGTAAGGAATCTGGCTCAACACTAAGGTTTTTAATCCCTATTTCTTTATTAAGTGATAAAAGAGTAATATTTAATGGCAGAGGCAATCTAGTCAGCCGTCCTATAGATACCTATTATAGAATATTTGAGGAGCAGAATATTAAGTATAGAAATGATAATGGGAAGTTGCCTCTTGAGTTAGAAGGGAAGCTTAAAGCTGGAACTTTTGAGGTTGAAGGAAATATTAGCTCACAGTTTATAACGGGTTTAATGTTTACACTTCCACTGCTAAATGAGGATTCTAGAATAATTGTAACTACTGACTTAGAGTCCAAGGGATATGTGGATTTAACCATTGATATGTTAGGCAAATTCGGAGTAGAAATTATCAACAATGAATATAAGGAATTTATTATAAAAGGTAATCAAAGTTACATTAATAGAGATTATAGAGTAGAAGGAGATTTCTCCCAGGCAGCCTTTTGGTTTGTAGGTGGAATATTAGGAGAAGAAGTTGTTTCTCAAGGTGTAAATCTTGATTCATTGCAAGGAGATAAGATAATAGTAAGTCTTATTGAGCAGATGGAAGGAAGTTTAGTAAAAGACAATTCCACAGTAAACACCTTAGATTCTAAAACTCAGGGAATAACAATAGATGCTTCCCAATGTCCAGATCTAGTGCCTATACTTACTGTCCTTGCCTCCTTAAGCAAAGGTGAAACAAGGATAGTTAACGCTGGGAGATTAAGAATTAAGGAATCAGATAGATTAAAGGCCATATCAACGGAGTTAAATAAATTAGGTGCGGATGTAAAGGAGTTGGAAGATGGTCTTATTATAAATGGTGTTGAATATTTAATAGGTGGAACTGTTGATAGTTGGAACGACCATAGAATAGCAATGTCATTAGCTATAGCATCAATAAAATCTAAGGATGAAGTTATCATAACAAACAGCGATGCAGTAAAGAAATCATATCCAAGCTTTTGGAGTGATTTTAAAAGTCTAGGAGGAATAATAGATGAGTTCAATATGGGGAAATAA
- the aroC gene encoding chorismate synthase — MSSIWGNNIKLSIFGESHGPAIGINMDGLPPGIELDLDDIRFEMKRRAPGKDRTTTSRKEDDEFQVLSGYFNNKTTGTPLCIMIKNADKHSKDYEKTKNLARPGHADYTGNIKYNGYSDYRGGGHFSGRLTAPLVFAGAIAKQVLKGKNIYIGSHIQSVGNVTEKSFMNTELNPLLIEELRKKNLPTIDDIKAKEMEEEILKAREEQDSIGGVIEVGVLNPLPGLGSPFFDSVESRLSQMIFSIPGVKGIEFGTGFDITRMKGSKANDEYYYEDGVVKTYTNNNGGIIGGITNGMPIIFRVAMKPTPSIAKTQRTIDMETKENVEISVTGRHDPSIVVRAIPVLEAATALVILDLIIGDLPKYCNWDYD; from the coding sequence ATGAGTTCAATATGGGGAAATAATATTAAATTATCTATATTTGGAGAGTCTCATGGACCTGCTATTGGAATAAATATGGATGGACTGCCACCTGGAATAGAATTAGATTTAGATGATATTAGATTTGAAATGAAAAGAAGAGCACCTGGAAAGGATAGAACTACTACTTCGAGAAAAGAAGATGATGAATTTCAAGTATTAAGCGGATATTTTAACAATAAAACTACTGGAACACCACTATGTATAATGATTAAAAATGCTGACAAGCATTCTAAGGATTATGAAAAGACAAAGAATCTAGCCCGTCCTGGCCATGCTGATTATACAGGGAATATAAAATATAATGGATATAGCGATTACAGAGGTGGAGGCCATTTTTCAGGGAGATTGACAGCTCCATTGGTATTTGCAGGAGCTATTGCTAAGCAAGTTCTTAAAGGTAAGAATATATACATAGGTAGTCATATACAAAGTGTAGGAAATGTTACAGAGAAATCTTTTATGAATACCGAATTAAATCCTCTACTGATTGAAGAATTAAGAAAAAAGAACTTACCTACTATAGATGATATAAAAGCAAAGGAAATGGAAGAAGAGATATTAAAAGCTAGGGAGGAACAAGATTCCATAGGTGGGGTTATAGAAGTTGGGGTTTTAAATCCATTACCTGGACTTGGTAGTCCATTTTTTGATTCTGTAGAAAGTAGACTTTCACAAATGATCTTTTCCATTCCTGGGGTCAAGGGAATTGAATTTGGTACTGGCTTTGATATCACAAGGATGAAAGGTTCAAAAGCTAATGACGAGTATTATTATGAAGACGGAGTAGTTAAGACTTATACTAATAATAATGGTGGTATAATAGGTGGAATAACAAATGGAATGCCAATTATATTCAGAGTAGCTATGAAACCTACACCTTCAATTGCAAAAACTCAAAGAACAATCGACATGGAAACAAAAGAGAACGTAGAAATAAGTGTAACAGGAAGGCATGATCCGAGTATAGTAGTTAGAGCAATACCAGTGCTAGAAGCAGCAACAGCATTGGTTATACTGGATTTAATTATAGGGGATTTACCCAAGTATTGTAACTGGGATTATGATTGA
- a CDS encoding GNAT family N-acetyltransferase, producing MEQLIIKNGSTITIRKANKLDAEAMLEYLDKISKESDNLTFGNGEFKLTLEQEENFIDNISKQNNAIFLIAEIDGKIIGNLSFAGGSKPRIAHTGEFGVSVLKDYWGQGIGTYLIEYLINWSKESGIIRKVNLRVRSDNYSAIHVYKKLGFIEEGLITRDLFINGNFFDSISMGMKID from the coding sequence ATGGAACAGCTAATAATAAAAAATGGGAGTACTATTACAATTAGAAAAGCTAATAAATTAGATGCTGAAGCGATGTTGGAATATCTTGATAAGATTAGTAAAGAATCAGATAATTTAACATTTGGTAACGGTGAATTTAAGCTTACATTAGAACAAGAAGAAAACTTCATAGATAATATTTCAAAACAAAATAATGCAATTTTTCTAATAGCCGAAATTGACGGGAAAATAATTGGTAATTTAAGTTTTGCAGGAGGTTCAAAACCTAGAATAGCTCATACAGGTGAGTTTGGAGTTAGTGTTCTAAAGGATTACTGGGGTCAAGGCATAGGAACTTATTTAATAGAGTATTTAATTAATTGGAGCAAGGAATCAGGAATTATAAGAAAAGTTAATCTAAGGGTAAGAAGTGATAACTATTCAGCAATACATGTTTATAAAAAGCTAGGATTTATTGAAGAAGGTTTAATAACCAGGGATTTATTTATAAATGGAAACTTTTTTGATTCTATATCCATGGGAATGAAGATTGATTGA
- a CDS encoding DUF5050 domain-containing protein, whose product MKILRNNRQYIFIILIFVVFIVILESDIIEKVSLKSEQYQLNNVKNIRIDDNYIHGNSESNINNYGLVAESEEFVFYIDETSIYRSNREFKDEVLLIKEPQNKGKDSLNIVGEWVFFRQGKEIKRMKYNGENVDRIFKGYSLHMDVIGDRVYFVNVSDDSKIYKMDVNGENREVLMDKHINDMAIYDDKIYYSYEYNEEYYLEKMSLDGSEKEFITNLKTRNMVVDGGYIYYIDDVDENLYSFDMQRNSIELLSDKQILKFAIDDSSWIFYTLKAEENSRSRFKGLYRMDTDGENILSLDSEAYLSEVGIGITDDWIFYRSWYGNELPVLRRISKDGTESMIMRLKD is encoded by the coding sequence ATGAAAATTCTCCGTAATAATAGACAATATATTTTTATCATTTTAATTTTTGTAGTATTTATTGTGATTTTAGAAAGTGATATTATTGAAAAAGTAAGTTTAAAGAGTGAACAGTATCAGTTAAATAATGTTAAAAATATAAGAATAGATGATAATTATATACATGGAAATAGCGAAAGCAATATTAATAATTATGGATTAGTAGCAGAATCAGAAGAATTTGTTTTTTATATAGATGAAACAAGCATATATAGATCGAATAGAGAATTTAAAGATGAGGTGCTTTTAATCAAGGAACCTCAAAATAAAGGAAAAGATAGTTTAAACATCGTTGGAGAATGGGTCTTTTTTAGACAAGGCAAAGAGATTAAAAGAATGAAATATAATGGGGAAAATGTTGATAGAATCTTCAAGGGATATTCTCTTCATATGGATGTAATTGGAGACAGGGTTTATTTTGTCAATGTCAGTGACGATAGCAAAATATATAAGATGGATGTAAATGGGGAAAATAGAGAAGTATTAATGGATAAACATATTAATGACATGGCTATATATGATGACAAGATATACTATAGCTATGAATATAATGAGGAGTATTACCTAGAAAAGATGAGTTTAGATGGTTCAGAGAAAGAGTTTATAACAAATTTAAAAACTAGAAATATGGTTGTAGATGGGGGCTATATCTATTATATAGACGACGTAGATGAAAACCTTTACAGCTTTGATATGCAAAGAAATTCCATAGAATTATTATCAGACAAACAAATATTAAAATTTGCAATAGATGATAGTAGTTGGATTTTTTATACTCTAAAGGCAGAGGAGAATTCTCGTAGTAGGTTTAAAGGTTTATATAGAATGGATACTGATGGAGAAAACATATTGAGTTTAGATAGTGAAGCATATTTAAGTGAAGTAGGAATTGGAATTACAGATGATTGGATATTTTATAGATCTTGGTATGGAAATGAATTACCTGTTTTAAGAAGAATTAGTAAAGACGGTACAGAAAGTATGATTATGAGACTTAAAGACTAG
- a CDS encoding HAMP domain-containing sensor histidine kinase, whose protein sequence is MDKIISSVAHEIRNPLTSIKIYTGQMKNKLDNKEFMIAASEDIPDEIDRIDGLIKEFMEYTSPRNPVIVDINLYEEIINSIKLVKLQIKNIEVIIDIDKSYSIKFDISQFKQIVLNILLNSKDAVKEVESPIIEISATENDEDIELYFKDNGYGMDADDLQYIFEPFYTTKISGNGVGMFVVKQIVDENGGSISAESDGEEKGMCIILKAKKGELNEEQIVNS, encoded by the coding sequence ATGGATAAGATTATATCATCAGTTGCTCATGAAATACGAAATCCACTGACTTCAATAAAGATATATACTGGTCAGATGAAAAATAAATTGGATAACAAAGAATTTATGATAGCTGCATCTGAGGATATTCCTGATGAGATAGACAGGATAGATGGGCTCATTAAGGAATTTATGGAGTATACTTCTCCTAGAAATCCTGTTATAGTAGACATCAATTTGTATGAAGAAATAATAAATTCGATTAAACTTGTTAAACTTCAGATAAAAAATATAGAGGTAATTATTGATATTGATAAGAGCTATTCAATAAAATTTGATATTTCTCAATTTAAGCAGATAGTGCTAAATATTCTGCTAAATAGTAAGGATGCCGTAAAAGAAGTTGAATCTCCAATTATTGAAATATCGGCAACGGAAAATGATGAGGATATTGAACTTTATTTTAAAGATAACGGTTATGGTATGGATGCAGACGACTTACAATATATTTTCGAACCATTTTACACGACCAAGATTTCAGGTAATGGAGTTGGAATGTTTGTTGTGAAGCAGATTGTGGATGAAAATGGTGGGAGTATTTCTGCTGAAAGTGATGGCGAAGAAAAGGGGATGTGTATTATCTTAAAAGCAAAAAAGGGTGAATTAAATGAAGAGCAAATTGTTAATAGTTGA
- a CDS encoding sigma-54 dependent transcriptional regulator has translation MKSKLLIVDDEPKILRSLKFLLEDNFQIHISDNSTEAIEIFKKEKIYLVLLDLRLKEDSGLDLMEKLLEIEPNAIIIIMTAYSTIENSINAIKSGAYYFITKPIDNDQLILLLNTADEKLKMFQKISHLEGHIKKDIIGESPHIKEVINIIDRIKDTDATILITGESGTGKELIAQKIHRSSSRADRPFVAINCAAMPGDLLESELFGYKKGAFTGAFKDEIGIIRRADKGTLLLDEIGEMDLRLQSKLLRFLQDKEVRQIGDEKTYNVDVRIICITNRDLKEEVKSGNFREDLYYRINVINLVAPPLRERIEDLKDLIPYFIGKYNISFNKNVNGITDEAYEMLSNYSFKGNIRELENIIQRAVLLATSECIEPDLLHISPQSIMNTSKDLTKNHIKIYEGENMKEIEKKVIEFALKTNNQNRKWTAHSLGIGERTLRYKIKEYNL, from the coding sequence ATGAAGAGCAAATTGTTAATAGTTGATGATGAACCAAAAATATTAAGATCTCTAAAGTTTCTTTTGGAGGACAATTTTCAAATACATATAAGTGACAATTCAACTGAAGCTATAGAAATATTTAAAAAAGAAAAGATATATTTAGTTCTTTTGGATCTAAGATTAAAGGAAGATAGTGGACTTGATCTAATGGAGAAGTTATTAGAAATAGAGCCTAATGCCATTATCATAATAATGACTGCTTATTCTACCATAGAAAATTCCATAAATGCTATCAAGTCTGGTGCCTACTATTTTATAACAAAGCCAATTGATAATGACCAGCTTATATTATTGTTAAATACAGCAGATGAAAAGTTAAAAATGTTTCAAAAAATTAGTCATCTAGAAGGCCATATCAAAAAGGATATAATAGGAGAATCACCACATATAAAGGAAGTTATCAATATTATAGATAGGATAAAGGATACTGATGCAACAATTTTAATTACAGGTGAAAGTGGTACTGGTAAAGAGCTTATAGCACAAAAGATTCATAGATCAAGCAGCCGAGCCGATAGGCCATTTGTAGCCATAAATTGTGCTGCTATGCCAGGTGATCTTTTGGAAAGCGAACTCTTTGGATATAAGAAAGGTGCATTTACAGGGGCCTTTAAAGATGAAATTGGTATCATAAGAAGAGCAGATAAAGGAACACTTTTACTTGATGAAATTGGAGAGATGGATTTAAGGCTACAATCAAAGCTATTGAGATTTCTACAAGATAAAGAAGTAAGACAAATTGGTGATGAAAAAACGTATAATGTCGACGTGAGAATAATTTGTATAACTAATAGAGATTTAAAAGAGGAAGTAAAGTCTGGAAACTTCAGAGAGGATCTTTATTATAGAATAAATGTAATTAATTTAGTGGCTCCCCCTTTAAGAGAACGTATAGAGGATTTAAAAGATCTAATACCATATTTCATTGGTAAATATAATATCTCCTTCAATAAGAATGTAAATGGAATTACTGATGAAGCCTATGAAATGCTTAGTAACTATAGTTTTAAAGGAAATATAAGAGAATTAGAGAATATTATTCAAAGAGCTGTTCTTCTAGCTACTTCTGAATGTATTGAACCTGACTTACTACATATAAGCCCACAAAGTATAATGAATACTTCTAAGGATCTTACTAAAAATCATATCAAGATTTATGAGGGTGAAAATATGAAGGAAATTGAAAAGAAGGTAATAGAGTTTGCTCTTAAAACTAATAATCAGAATAGAAAATGGACTGCTCATAGTCTAGGTATAGGCGAAAGAACATTAAGGTATAAAATTAAAGAATATAATCTATAA
- the gltS gene encoding sodium/glutamate symporter codes for MSFEIIDGITAINVNAAVTLAFAAILLLLGYFVKDKINILEKYCIPAPVVGGFIFMFITWIGHSTNAFNFNFENIFQDTFMLAFFTTVGLGASFKLLKKGGKLLVIYWAVAGVISIFQNALGIIISKVIGLEEPYALLASAISMIGGHGAALSYGTTFGEMGYEVAPLVGAAAATFGLISAVLVGGPLGRRLIEKHNLKPDSDDEFDTSVTDINVSAGEKLSSLDIIKNVSAIIICMALGTIISGWISGIINMGFPTYVGAMFVAVILRNLNEKFNFYKFDFALVDEIGNVMLNLYLSLALMTLKLWELSGLIGGVLLVVLAQVVMMIILAYFVVFKILGKNYDAAVMCAGLCGHGLGATPSAIVNMTAVNERYGMSRKAMMIVPIVGAFLVDIIYQPQTIWFIKTFVENLM; via the coding sequence ATGAGCTTTGAAATTATTGATGGCATTACCGCAATTAATGTAAATGCAGCTGTTACTTTGGCTTTTGCCGCGATATTGTTACTATTAGGATATTTTGTAAAAGATAAAATAAATATACTCGAGAAATACTGTATACCAGCCCCAGTTGTAGGTGGATTTATTTTTATGTTTATTACTTGGATCGGTCATTCAACTAATGCATTTAATTTTAATTTTGAGAATATTTTTCAAGATACATTTATGCTTGCTTTCTTTACAACAGTAGGACTAGGTGCAAGTTTTAAATTACTTAAAAAAGGCGGAAAACTTCTAGTTATATACTGGGCTGTAGCTGGTGTAATTTCCATATTCCAAAATGCATTAGGAATTATAATTTCTAAGGTGATAGGATTAGAGGAACCATATGCGTTGCTTGCAAGTGCTATTTCTATGATTGGTGGGCACGGTGCAGCACTTTCTTATGGAACAACTTTTGGTGAAATGGGATATGAAGTTGCGCCACTAGTTGGTGCGGCAGCTGCTACTTTTGGCCTTATATCTGCAGTACTTGTAGGTGGACCATTAGGCAGAAGACTTATAGAAAAGCATAATTTAAAACCTGATTCTGATGACGAATTTGATACATCTGTTACAGATATAAATGTAAGTGCAGGTGAGAAACTAAGTTCTCTTGATATAATCAAAAATGTATCAGCAATTATTATATGTATGGCTCTAGGTACTATTATATCTGGATGGATTAGTGGTATAATCAACATGGGATTCCCTACTTATGTAGGAGCAATGTTTGTAGCTGTAATACTTAGGAACTTAAATGAAAAATTCAACTTCTATAAATTTGACTTCGCATTAGTTGATGAAATTGGTAATGTCATGTTAAATCTTTATTTATCACTAGCTCTTATGACTTTAAAACTTTGGGAATTATCTGGATTAATAGGTGGAGTTTTATTGGTAGTTTTAGCTCAAGTAGTTATGATGATAATATTAGCATACTTTGTAGTTTTCAAGATATTAGGAAAAAATTACGACGCAGCAGTTATGTGTGCAGGTCTATGTGGTCATGGACTAGGAGCTACTCCTTCTGCAATAGTTAATATGACAGCTGTCAATGAAAGATATGGAATGAGTAGAAAAGCTATGATGATAGTTCCAATAGTTGGGGCGTTTTTAGTAGATATTATTTATCAACCACAAACAATATGGTTTATAAAAACTTTTGTTGAAAATTTAATGTAA
- the ftcD gene encoding glutamate formimidoyltransferase, with the protein MRKLMECVPNFSEGRDEKVVEQIIDEVRKVEGITILDYSSDKDHNRTVLTMIGSPEQVKEAAISSARKAAELIDMSKHEGAHPRMGATDVIPFTPVANVTIDECVEVAKAVGAELGSWGIPVYLYEDAASTPARQNLAKVRKGQYEGFFEKIKEEEWKPDFGPQEMNAKSGCTAVGARVPLVAFNINLDTPNVEIADKIAKTIRHIGGGLRYVKAIGLKLEERNQTQVSMNLVNFEKSSVYQAFEMVKMEARRYGVSVVGSEVIGTVPMKSLLDVAEYYLQVEDFNMDQILEKRLLDEQ; encoded by the coding sequence ATGAGAAAATTAATGGAATGTGTACCAAACTTTAGTGAAGGTAGGGATGAGAAGGTAGTTGAACAAATCATAGATGAAGTTAGAAAAGTTGAAGGCATAACAATTTTAGACTACTCATCTGACAAAGACCACAATAGAACAGTTCTTACAATGATAGGGTCTCCAGAACAAGTAAAAGAAGCTGCTATAAGCTCTGCAAGAAAAGCTGCTGAACTTATAGATATGTCAAAACACGAAGGAGCGCACCCTAGAATGGGAGCAACTGATGTTATCCCATTTACACCTGTAGCTAATGTGACAATAGATGAATGTGTTGAAGTTGCAAAAGCAGTAGGAGCTGAACTAGGAAGTTGGGGTATACCAGTATATCTATATGAAGATGCTGCATCTACTCCAGCAAGACAAAATCTTGCAAAGGTAAGAAAAGGCCAATATGAAGGTTTCTTTGAAAAAATTAAAGAAGAAGAGTGGAAACCTGATTTTGGTCCTCAAGAAATGAATGCAAAGAGTGGATGTACAGCTGTAGGAGCAAGAGTACCGCTAGTAGCATTTAATATCAATCTAGACACACCAAATGTAGAGATTGCAGATAAAATTGCAAAAACAATAAGACACATAGGTGGTGGACTAAGATATGTAAAAGCTATAGGATTAAAACTAGAAGAGAGAAATCAAACCCAAGTTTCAATGAATTTAGTAAACTTTGAAAAGTCATCAGTTTACCAAGCCTTCGAAATGGTAAAAATGGAAGCAAGGAGATACGGAGTAAGTGTTGTAGGAAGCGAAGTTATTGGAACTGTCCCTATGAAGTCCTTACTTGATGTAGCAGAGTATTATCTACAAGTGGAAGACTTTAACATGGACCAAATTCTAGAAAAGAGATTGTTAGACGAACAATAA
- a CDS encoding cyclodeaminase/cyclohydrolase family protein — protein sequence MDFKDVLDLILDTDDVTVGGGSASALSGASACGLIGMVCKLSTKKDFGIEPEKQLEYAKELEELRDKLLSGVVDDANAYGVIRDAYKLPKETEEEKEARRQAIANAGVVGATAPMENAKLCRRVYDIGIELEGKSNPNCLSDLVIGYELAKIAVNGCLMNIEANLPLVKDETKIQEFNNAIKGLKID from the coding sequence ATGGATTTTAAAGATGTATTAGATTTAATTCTGGACACAGATGATGTTACAGTTGGAGGAGGAAGTGCATCAGCCTTATCAGGAGCATCAGCATGTGGACTTATAGGAATGGTTTGCAAACTATCTACTAAGAAAGATTTTGGAATCGAACCAGAAAAACAATTAGAATATGCTAAAGAGTTAGAAGAGCTAAGAGATAAATTGTTATCAGGTGTAGTAGATGATGCAAATGCTTATGGAGTAATTAGAGATGCATATAAATTGCCTAAAGAAACAGAAGAGGAAAAGGAAGCTAGAAGACAAGCTATTGCAAATGCAGGAGTAGTAGGAGCGACTGCACCTATGGAAAATGCAAAACTTTGTAGAAGAGTATATGACATCGGTATAGAATTAGAAGGAAAATCAAATCCAAACTGCCTTTCAGATCTAGTAATAGGATATGAATTGGCAAAGATTGCAGTAAATGGTTGCCTAATGAACATAGAAGCAAATCTTCCTCTAGTAAAAGATGAGACTAAAATCCAAGAGTTTAATAATGCAATAAAAGGGTTAAAAATAGACTAA
- a CDS encoding HutD family protein has protein sequence MKERTIKREDFITTKWAGGETTQLAIYPEDANFSDKDFLFRVSSATFTSTESKFSDFSGYQRYILPLDGKLSVSHEGLYDRELDKYEVEYFDGSWSTFSKNTLDCRDYNFIVKSGSLAKMQILKEGDEYLLKGSEIVTILSMNNFVLNLDNHKEKRDIGGFSLFVLEIDGEEKISIISSKSPVIITEFKISPVK, from the coding sequence ATGAAAGAAAGAACTATTAAGAGAGAAGATTTCATAACTACAAAATGGGCTGGTGGAGAAACAACTCAATTAGCAATATATCCTGAAGACGCAAATTTTTCAGATAAAGACTTTTTATTTAGGGTTTCCTCAGCTACATTTACATCGACTGAATCTAAATTTTCAGACTTTAGTGGTTACCAAAGATATATTCTTCCTCTAGACGGAAAATTAAGTGTGTCTCATGAAGGATTATATGATAGAGAGTTAGATAAATATGAAGTAGAGTATTTTGATGGTTCCTGGAGCACGTTTTCAAAGAATACCCTAGACTGTAGAGATTACAATTTCATTGTAAAAAGTGGAAGTCTAGCAAAGATGCAAATTCTAAAGGAAGGAGACGAATATCTTCTAAAGGGTTCAGAAATCGTAACTATACTTTCTATGAACAATTTTGTTTTGAACCTAGATAATCATAAGGAGAAAAGAGATATCGGCGGATTTTCGCTATTCGTTTTAGAAATTGATGGTGAAGAAAAGATAAGCATTATAAGTTCTAAATCACCAGTGATAATCACTGAGTTTAAAATATCCCCTGTCAAATAG
- a CDS encoding 4Fe-4S binding protein: MKKQYYTKTNRVFTPLRKYGWMFTVLVAIGGQWEPKLGLLVVLIMVGLMITSFFSGRYWCGNICPHGSLFDSLIMPISKNKKIPKIFKSKYFIISFLIFFMWNFTRKILNIVPSWGTYDYLDKLGSIFSNTYLMVLIVGGLFAIFINPRTWCQFCPMGSMQKISYLTGEKLGVTKKINKKVTIESKDKCISCGKCEKVCPFQLKPYLEFNANNQFDDINCIKCSTCVVNCPVRILSMEAERSSNYCKFIEQ; the protein is encoded by the coding sequence ATGAAAAAACAATATTATACAAAAACTAATCGCGTATTTACACCATTAAGAAAATATGGTTGGATGTTCACAGTATTAGTTGCTATTGGTGGACAGTGGGAACCAAAACTTGGATTGTTAGTCGTGCTTATTATGGTGGGACTTATGATAACATCTTTTTTCTCAGGAAGATACTGGTGTGGTAATATATGTCCTCATGGAAGTTTGTTTGATTCACTTATAATGCCAATTAGCAAGAATAAAAAGATTCCTAAGATATTTAAATCTAAATATTTTATCATTAGTTTTTTAATATTTTTTATGTGGAATTTCACTAGAAAGATTTTGAATATAGTCCCATCTTGGGGTACCTATGATTATTTAGATAAATTAGGTTCTATATTTTCCAATACTTATTTAATGGTTTTAATTGTTGGAGGATTATTCGCTATATTTATTAATCCCCGAACATGGTGTCAGTTCTGTCCAATGGGAAGTATGCAAAAGATATCCTATCTTACAGGTGAAAAATTAGGAGTAACAAAGAAAATAAATAAGAAAGTTACAATAGAAAGTAAAGATAAATGTATAAGCTGTGGTAAATGTGAAAAGGTATGTCCATTTCAATTAAAACCTTACTTAGAGTTTAATGCAAACAATCAGTTTGATGATATAAATTGTATAAAATGTTCTACATGTGTAGTTAATTGTCCTGTTAGAATATTATCTATGGAAGCAGAAAGATCTAGTAACTACTGTAAATTTATAGAGCAATAA